From the genome of Rattus rattus isolate New Zealand chromosome 6, Rrattus_CSIRO_v1, whole genome shotgun sequence:
GTCAAACCCAACCACAGATCCCCATATATTGGCTAGTAATGAGATTTCCCAGGAGAGAACTGGCTGGTTGGCAGCAATCTGGTCAGTGTTCATCTTGCAAATCTGGTTTCAGGACTTTGGACCTGGGGAGATAATCCTTGACAAAGCAGGGCTTTGGCTGGCTCACCGGAATAAGGATGTCTTTTGAGGGTTGAGTGACCAGCTGCCATTTCCTTCTGATCTCCCACCTTCACAAGGAGTACCTCTAACAGTTACTACAAAGTTAGAATAAAGAAAGCCAGGTACCACAAAGGACCTAACTTAATTCAATAAGGCAGGTCACAGAGGTAGTGTCATAAAGGCATGGTAACCAGTCAAgctgtccccacccctcctttAACACTTGTTCTTTTCAAAAGACCCTTCTGGGGACTGGTGATATAGCCTAATGGTAGGTTTGCAATtatgctcaaggccctgggttcaatcccaacactgggaattCTCCCCAAACCCCAGCAAATATTCTGTTGCCCATCCAAAAAGCTCAgcaccctctctctcacacacatacatgccattTGAGACTGTGCTTCCAGcatgacctagaactcacagaagtGGTCCTATCTCCAatttccaagtgctagaattacaagtgtgagctaccacactTGGCTCGAGGCCAGGTACTTTTCAGCTTTCCCTGATAGCCTCTCTCCTGTAAGCATACTTACGGCCCCATCCCTCCTCCAACCAGGAACAGCACTCTCACATGCCTGTTTGCAGACAGACCTCATTTTGACTGGAACTGAGTTTTGTCAAAGTAGGACTGGATGTCAGGACTGATAGCCAGCCCACACAATTAAACAGAAGGTAGAGATCAGCTACTGTTCACCTAGCTAGCATCTGTGTGACAGGGATAATGCTCTATAGTTCACAAGTAGTCTCTATGTgtcaggaaacaatgagaaaggACCGTTTGCTTCAGGAGTCAACATCATCTGACAGAACTCCCCGAGCACATTCAATACTGAGTTACCGCCCAACACCTGCTGAGTAACGATCAGACCAAGACTTTTAGGTAGTGTGGGGAATGATTGCTGTTCCAGCACAGACAGAAGTCTTCCTCTTGCTCACAGAATGGGAAATTTGGAGCAAGCAATTTAGGGCTGTGGAACCTGTTTTCTTATTCACAAAGTGGGATTGTGGTTTCTGGGTTCCCTGTCAGCCAGAATGGAAGCAGGATGTGGAGAGCACTGCATCtctgtgcaggcagaaaccaccTTCAGAACGGCGGTGACTGGCTGCAGTGAAGGTCGATTGGGGCCCTTGGCAGGGATCAATGACAAAAATGTCTGCTGGACTGCTCCAGATCCAAGCGCCAGCCACAAGGCTCcaggaaataaaacacacatcctttcgcacatacacacagagcacagaccTCATGCAGCCCCAAAGGGGCAGAAAAAGACTTTAATTAGGGCGGGGGAATTGGTCAGAATCAGAGACAGCGAGCATGGGAGCAGAGGAGCCTGAGCAGGCAGGACTCACCTCTGCACCTCCAGCACAGGCACTGTACCCAGATGGGCCAACCTTGGGCCTCTCAGCTGGAAGGGTGTTGGATGGACACCAGGCAGTCCCTGCGGCCAGAAGTTTGCCTGGCTTCTGACCCCAGCTCCTAGGCCTGCCTGGCAATCATGGAATCAGCCCTTGTTCCCAACCAGTGCAGTGGGCATCTTCAggcagaactcaagaagctagcaGAGGGTCCATACCACCTCTACAAGGCCCAAGGGGGCTTGTGGGTaagacagcaagaaaaaaaactatagtCTGaaatttccctctctccccacctggGGTGGCTCTGGGGAAAAATAGTCGCCTTCTGGCTCCAGGCCCGCCCAGACCACAGCGACCAATAAGGTACAATCACTGGGGCCAGTCACAGCCACTGGAGGTGGaggttggtttaaaaaaaaaaaaaaagacaaaaaaggttACAGTCTTCTACAAGCACAGAGTTTAGGTTTCAagacgtttaaaaaaaaaaggctgtccCGGCCCAGGGGACTGAGCATCAGAAGCTAGCCAGACCAGACGCATGTGGCCATGGGGCAGGTCCACTGCTGCCTTTCTGCACAGCCAGCAAGCTCACCACACCGCCTCCCGCATCCAATGCCCACCCAacccagcttcctgctgctgctgctgctgctgcaccgCTGCTCCGGGGAGTGACTCCAGGACACCTTCGCAGACGCAGAGACACAGGGGAGGCCAAGGGGGAAGGCTGCGAGATCCAGCTAGATGGTCTAAAACTGTCAAAGAGAACGACAGGCAATGAGTGGGGTTACTGTGTCCTGgggagctgctgctgctcagGTCTCTGAGAGCCAGGTCAGCCTTTGGCACTTCATGAACAGACTCTTTCTTTGTGAACCTTCATGTGAATACTGGGAACCAGACCCAGGTCCCCCaaaagagcagcatgtgctcttaaccacccaaTCATCTCTACAGTCCCACAAACACGCTCTTAATCTGGCCAGACATTAGCAATGATCTGAAGATACTGACACACAAattaaacaaagcagaaaaaatgAGGACTTCCCTGTAGCCTGCTTAGCACCTGAAGCTGCTTTAGATACAGGCCCATGTATGAGGGGCTGGAGGGCTCAGGGAGCCAAGGAGAGAGGGACAAGGTTTTATGATATCCTTATGTTAAGCTTTGCGTGATTGTCAAACCAGAGTAGGCCTTAGAAGAGCTGTCTGACCCCCACGGCAGCACACATTCacaatcttagcactcaggaaagTGGAGGCACaagtatcaggagttcaaggccaccctcagccACAGTGAATTCAGGGGTAGTCTAGGCTACCTgtttccctgccttcctcccagaAAGAtcaaaagagagggaaaaatggggaagggaagagacaggaagaaaatgcTTTTTGCTTCAGGTAGCCGCAGTGTGCCAAGAACAATCCTGGGTACTATAAACCAGACCCTGCTCAATGACGAGCACAGCCCGAGCCTGGGCCACACGACGTTCAAAGCTATGAACTGTTTCTGACTTTGAAGACAACAGATGCTACTACCAAATCCAAAATGGGGGTTCAGAACAATTTGTTCTGGCCTGGTTATATAAGCCTGCAATCCTGGCTACTACAGAGGTTAAGGCCGGATGAGTGCAAATTCCAAGACTCCtgggactacacagtgagatttgaactcaaaatataaataaaaagcaagctggagacaGAGACCAGGGTTTGGGCAGAACAAGCAAAGCCCTCAGTTCCGTTCAACTCCAAGCtccagaagaagaagcaggacaATGGTGCAGTAGCAGGCTGCAGCTGTCTGGTGGCAACCCTTGTCAGAGGCAAGCGTTACCATGTTCCACAAAGCCCCTCAGCCACACGCACTGCCTGCTGACACCGCATCACCACCGGTCGCCCTACTGTAGATGCTTAAACCAGAAACCCTGCTTCATATTCCCCTCCTCCCAGTTACTAGGTGGCCACTGCACAGGCAGCTTCGCTTCCAGAGCCTTGGACAATAAATATTAACTTCTAGGGGCTGGGAAAACGGCTTAGTGAACACAGCTCCCCCTGGAGGTCAGCGGCCAGCATAATCGCCAGTTAGCTCCCAGAGCTCCAGCTTCTGGAGACTGGATACCGGCCAGTTCTGGGATCCAtggcctctctgtctgtctctcctctgcatACAAATTATAAGTGATCAAGTAATTAAGTCAAATACTAGATTGGGACAATTCCCTTTGGTCAAATGAACCTAGAGAGTCTTTATgatctgtcctggaactgtggCGTTTGTTTCCATACCTGGAGTGTACTAAGCACTCTGTGATCTTAATGCTCAACTCCCTGAAAGGTGCATATGAACAGCACTTAGGCCACAGCTGAGGAAACCAGGCTTAGCTGAGCACTTCGGTGACAtgcctggaggaggcagaggagccaGGCCCTCACTTGGTCTGATTTATGAGTATAAACAACACTGCTTTGTGTGCTGGCCACCCACAGGATAATTAAACCCCAGGGGAAGTGGGTGTCATTTCCACTTTTAGGCTTCTGAGCTCCCGTGGGGTGGCTCTGTATGCACCAGTAGGGATAAACACTAACTCTACCATGGAGGGATCGGACAGCCCTGAGTGGAATGCATCAACAAACCAAACCGGAGACTGTTAGGAAGGCAGGAGTATGTGCTGAATCTCTAGACAAAACGATGCTACCAGCTCCACAGAGTAAACAATCCACCTCTTCTGAGCACTGCAGGCCTTTCAGTTAGATGGCCACAACCATGAGTAATGGGAAACATGTTGAAGAAACCATAGTAACGAGCCtgaaaacagacactgaagaaaaatatttaagtctGTTTGAGAAGTGGGCTGTCTTCTGGTCTCAGAAGATTCACAAAGCACTCTATCTTCCTCACTTGGGGCTTTGAACTAGGACAGGTAGAGACTGTGTAGAACTGGAATTTCCATCGGTGACTTGCCTCCCAGTctaagagaaatagaaaatgccTTGTGGCTCTCATGGGTGAAATCTTTGGCCTTGTGCTTCAAAGATCTTGGCTAGTCATTCTCTGGGTCTGAAGAGACTTAAGATCTTTCGAGTGCCATCACAAAACCCACCCCTGGcatcaagaggggagggaggcCCAACTCACGTTCTTGAGGAACTCCTCAGCCACGATACGAGCCCGGGCATTGACTGACAGCTTCATCTCACTGATCTCCTTGTCGATCTCCTCCATGAAGTGGATTACAAAGTCCACCAGTTTGTGTTTGTACATCTGCTCCGTGTGGAAGTTGGTGATGAGAAAGCTGATGTCATAACCCTAGGGAGGGAAGCCATCggggaaggaagagacaagacaAAATTAGCCCCCCAGGGATGCCTAGTTGTCAAATCTTTTCCCCACTCAAAGACTCTAACCGGCCTCCATTTTCTCCTGAGCTATATATTATCCCTCAGTCAGCAATCCAAACTtgcttgggtgggtgggggtggtgctgGGGTATGGGGTGAGTGTACATTTGTGCATCTGCTGGACCCAAGCAACTGAACCCAATTCAAAATCGTGTGCCAGACCAGATGTCCCCGTGGCACAAATAGCCTTGTATTTGAAATGAGCCAAGGGAGTAAAGGAACCAGAAGTCTTATTTCAAAGACGCCAATTCAATagtaaaaacaacaggaaaactgACATGGAAAAGGATGGGACTGGAGCTGTTTGCTTCAGGAGATGTGTGAGGAAGAGTGGGCTCACTCACTCTAGTGGCCCCGAGGTTAGAGTGAGGATTGGGAGCAAGGTGAAGAACACAAAGGCTGACACTCGGTGTGTTGGCTGATGGTCTCTGCCGCTCTAACACGGTGTCTGCCAGGTCACCAGGGAGACTTGGCAGGGAGCTTACATACCTTTCAGTACCCTTAAGTACAAAGGCAGACAACAAGCAATTCACTGTTGACTGTGGCACGGAGAGGCTGGACTTCAGTTGGTAGGAaagtttttgtttggcttttgtgttCCCACACTACCCCATGTCAGTGTGCCTAGCCTCACCGCTAACTCACGATTCTCCCGCCTTAGCCTCCCCCATGCTGTACAAGCATGCACACCACAAACAGCAGGAAGGATTCTAAAATCACTGTTTTGTCTGGGACTAGGCCCGAGGTTCTGAGAAGGAGGAGGGCACTGTATGGGCTGACTCAGCCCAGGCAGTGAAACCCTAACCAGAAGCAGCAGCCCGAAGGCTGCAATCCTACAGAACCAGGGTGTAGCACAGTAACCTGTCCAGCAGTGCAAGGtcttgggttccatccccaaaTACTACAAAAATCAAACATTGGGGCACACGCAGACAGAATCCTGGGAATTACAAATAAACAGGTCTCACCTCCACAGGTTTCCTTCGAAGGATAAAGAAGTTCTCTGCTCGCATCATCATGAAGCGCATGAATTTATGGCATAAAATCTTCTCAATCTCATCAGCCTGTCaacagcaaaagagaaagacagtttTTAAAGTCAACACTAATGTCCAAACCGCCCTGAGCCTGTTTTCTGGTCCCATTGCCTCCCCAGGCTAGCAGACACTGCTGaaaggcttggcaggaccaaagatCTTTGAATTACAGCATCTGCTGATGATGAAAGGAAGACCTCCCAGGGTCAGTCTCCCTTAACCAGTATCACTGAGTGCATCTCACACCGGACTCTCATCAGTCCCAATGGAGTCCACACCTGTATTACAAGCTTCCTGAACACCCTCAGGACACTAGTGGTTTGTCTCAGCACCGGTGACACACGGGATGTGGGTATTGGAGACTTCCTCAAGAGTGTCTGCTTCAACATTACTAAAATCCAACAACCACCAAATCACCTCTTCCAATTACACCTGCATCTGGGTAATCAGATGCCTGCTGCCggctgcctgtctgtcttctttttaacCCTGAAGCTCTCCTAGGTAAGAAGTAGCTAATCTGAATTTTgcaacattgttttgttttgactgatATTTTGAGAGTTGTCTGCAGAGAAGGGGCAAATGTTACTCTTTTTCCATTTAGGATACATAGTTTCTTCCcaaagtggaaatagaaatatagctcaaatttaaaacaaactttaaataaCCACTCGAGTtttctgtcagagacagaaaggcccAGACCGATGTGGTAGGCATTTGGGAAACATTGCCTAAAGAAatatggaggggttggggatttagctcagtggtagagcgcttgcctaacaagtgcaaggccctgggttcagtccccaagtccccagctccggaaaaaaggaaaaagaaaaagaaaaaaaaaaaaaaaagaaaatggaaaggaatggAAATTCTATCTTATACATATATGAGTTGAAATTGAACAGAAAGCTCTGAATAAAACTCAAGTATTTATAATCCCCTGAATTCCAACAAAAGCACCAAGGTCTCACAATGGCGACGATTTCTCCAACAAATTATTTTCACGACTGAACATTCCAATGTGGAAGCATGACCCTAGACACCAATCTACACCACATACAAAAACTAACTCAAGATGGATAAGCGACCTACAAGTATGTCCTCCAACTAGAAAACTGCTagagaaaatacacaaagaaaatacaatgacATTTGTCTGGGTGATTATTGGTAGACAGAACTTTAATTTTGACAGTTGttggcatttttctttcctgactcTGGATGTCCCATCCCACACACTGCTGGCCTACACAGCTGCTTCTGAAAGACAAGGTAGAATTGGACGGtctgggtgggttttttttttttttttttttttaagaattctgggggttggggatttagctcagcagtagagcgcttgcctagcgagcacaaggccctgggttcggtccccagctccgaataaaagaaaagaaaagaaaaaaaagaattctgtatgtgcatgtgttgtaccttctatttttaaatgaagtggCAGTTTCAGAAACTATCAAACCAGTGCTGGAACTACTCTAAGAAGACATAGCCATCACCTGTTAGAAATCTTCTCTGCTCCAACACCTAACTGACCCCACGGCCTTGCCTGCCATATTTCCTTGGTTGGGATCCAGAGCAAGCCCTAGGATAGGGCTGCTGCTGTGGTTGTGTTCTACTGAcccactttctattttattttagataggactcaccaagtagcccaggctgtttgTGGGCTTTCCCTCCTCAGTCTCGGAGCCTTCCAGATGCTAGGATTACAAATATGTGCCCCCTTACTTAGCTATACCTGTTTTCTCAGGCCGATAATCCCAAGGAAATTCATGGAAACAGGCTCTGACTCTGGCTCTCTAACCATTCCACTGGTCCTTGGTTGTAAAGAGCACTCCtaactctgcctccctccctggtAACTCACCTGTTTCACAGCAATGCTGACCCGGACAGAATTGATGGAGCCTTCAATCAGAACCTTTTCCTTCTCATTCCTGCTGATGGTAACAGGTTGCAATAGCAGTTCTTTGCTACTCCtaaaaacagaatcagagaacCAAGCTGATGCAATTGACTATGTGTTTCTAAAGGTACCTGTGCTCTATGAACTGTCACCATTTGAAAACGCCTAGTGAAAACCATGTATATCAAGTAATAACACACAGTTCATCATGTATCTCAAATAACAGTCCACCCTAATGCCATATAAATTACTTTGGAGATGGAGCTTTGCTTCAGCTGTAAGGTATGTGCCTAGCATGacccaaggacctgggtttaatacCCAGcaaaagaggggttgggatttagagagcgcttgcctaggaagcataaggccctgggttcgggtccccagctccaaaaaaagaaccaaaaaaaaaaaaaaaaaaaaaaaaaaaaaaaaaaacagcaaaagaatacCTTTTTCATCGAATGTGGTAACATGGCTTATCTCAACTATGTACACCCCAGATGTACGCCCTTGGCTTCTTTGGGTTTCTTGAGAGAAGGCCTATTGTGTAGCTGAGGCTTGCTCTGTCCCTAcctgtggttcttttttttttttttttttaaagatttatttattttatgtatatgagtacactgtacctgttttcagacataccagaagagggcatcagttctcattacagatggttgtgagccaccacgtggttgctgggatttgaactcaggtcctctggaagaacagtcagtggtcttaaccactgagccatctctccagccccctccctgtGGTTCTTTTGCCttagcctcccatgtgctgggattagcAATCTTAAATCATCTCCTTGCCAGGTGAAATTTCAAAGAGGAAGAGTATTTATTTGTGAAATGAAAACCAGTCAAGAATACTTTCAAAATACAGAGTGTATAGGTGTAAAAAAGGCCGAAGTTGTCAGagagtattaaaaattaaaaaaaaaaaaaaaaaaaagaaagtcttgaTCCTTACATTATAAAGTTTAGAGGTGTCATCTCTGGGAACTAAATCCTGTGACATCTTCTGGAGCTGCCAGTGGGCTCAGTAATGCATGCTATGGGGCACACTTTGGGGTACGTCTCCCATGGGTTTTGAATGGGAGCCCTATGACCCTGTTTTGGAATTAACCAAATCAGGAGCAACTATTCATCTGGCAACAAGACAAATGTTACTTAAGGTATCCTGACAATCCAAGAGCATGGATTCCTGCCCCCTTTGGACAGGGTTTGTTCTTGGGAGCTGTTCTCCTCAGCCCACTCTGACCTCCTTCCCTACCTGACTTCAACCTCTGGCTTGTTGTGTCGTTCCACGACCTGGGAGGAGAAGTTCTCCAGGCAGAGGGCGGCCTGCAGTGTGGCCCGCACGGCACTAAGGTAGGGGCGGAGAGTGGCAGTCTGCAGGAATAAAGTCAAGATAGAGGAAGGATCAGAATCTGCCTCATCAAAACAAAGTCAGCCCCTCCACTGAAGCTACTGATGACTTCAGGCATGGCTGTCACACAGAACAGATTATACCCAGACTTCAAGATGCACTCCAATCAAGAtctagagcagcagttcccaGCAGTCAATAATTTGGCTTAGCAATTCACAAAGTTTGAAGAAAAAGTTGACTGTCTTGACCTGGATACAGGGGTTCTATAGATATAAGTGGACACAAGCAAAGCATGCTGCCCAATATCCTGGCATGCAGAACAGAATTACGCAGCATTATCAGTGCCAAAGCTAAGTAATGCCGATCTAGAAGGATCCATGTCTCTATCTGCTTATTACATTGACAGAAGTATCAACCCATGCCCTGAATGTGCTGGGAATTCAGTCAGATCACCTCTACCCTCAAACAGCTCAACTGGGTGAGGATCACAAGGGCTGACTGAGggccaaatataaaattaactaggCTTAAAAATAGTCTATACTGTCTAAAGAAATTGGTTTTCACCAGATACAGATCAGGATGATTTTACAATGAGAAAAAGTAGAACCCAGACATTCTCAGCAGAGTGGACGAGGTCAGCTATAATGGCCAACTGCATTGTCTCGGTCAAGTTTTCT
Proteins encoded in this window:
- the Arpc4 gene encoding actin-related protein 2/3 complex subunit 4, whose translation is MTATLRPYLSAVRATLQAALCLENFSSQVVERHNKPEVEVRSSKELLLQPVTISRNEKEKVLIEGSINSVRVSIAVKQADEIEKILCHKFMRFMMMRAENFFILRRKPVEGYDISFLITNFHTEQMYKHKLVDFVIHFMEEIDKEISEMKLSVNARARIVAEEFLKNF